From Agromyces sp. SYSU T00194, a single genomic window includes:
- a CDS encoding esterase-like activity of phytase family protein: MTVVGVEILGEWILPSRTSFGGTEIGGLSSITYDDGRGVYYALSDDQGDRETGDPVRYYTLTIEPSDGSFNEAGLTFLGVSQLWDDAKSAFAPGGVDPEGFTISRGGSFFLSSEGDLDGDPIVDPFIRRYNPSGTPTAELPIPDHYIPDGTDRGVRFNLSFESLNLTPDGRRLVTAAEGALSQDGPASAFGIGSLARILEYDLSHRSPVAEYVYEVGPWAEPSDIFGVNGIVEVLPIDNVGTMLVMERSFSVGGVGGNGTGNVVVLKQISTAGATNVLDVDALYDGGSPIAFTPVSQSEVFAFDDTRVPVDNLEGMTFGPMLPDGRRTLVIISDNNFSSAQFTQFFVLAVDIQPAS; the protein is encoded by the coding sequence ATGACCGTCGTCGGCGTCGAGATCCTCGGTGAGTGGATCCTCCCGTCGCGCACGTCCTTCGGCGGAACCGAGATCGGAGGGCTGTCGAGCATCACATACGACGACGGGCGGGGGGTGTACTACGCGCTGTCCGACGACCAGGGCGATCGCGAGACTGGCGATCCGGTGAGGTATTACACCCTGACGATCGAGCCCTCCGATGGCTCCTTCAACGAAGCGGGCCTCACCTTCCTCGGTGTGTCGCAGCTCTGGGATGACGCCAAGTCGGCGTTCGCGCCCGGCGGCGTCGATCCCGAGGGCTTCACCATTTCGCGGGGCGGATCGTTCTTCCTGTCGTCGGAGGGCGACCTCGATGGGGATCCGATCGTCGATCCGTTCATCCGGCGTTACAACCCGAGCGGCACGCCGACGGCGGAGCTCCCCATCCCCGATCACTACATCCCCGACGGCACCGATCGGGGAGTGCGCTTCAACCTGTCATTCGAGAGTCTCAACCTCACGCCCGACGGGCGCCGGCTCGTCACGGCCGCCGAGGGCGCGCTTTCCCAGGACGGACCGGCATCGGCGTTCGGCATCGGCAGCCTCGCGCGGATCCTCGAGTACGACCTGTCGCATCGCTCGCCGGTCGCTGAATACGTGTACGAGGTCGGCCCCTGGGCCGAGCCGTCGGACATCTTCGGGGTGAACGGGATCGTCGAGGTGCTGCCGATCGATAACGTGGGCACGATGCTCGTGATGGAGCGATCCTTCTCGGTCGGAGGTGTCGGCGGCAACGGCACAGGAAACGTCGTCGTACTGAAGCAGATCTCCACGGCCGGCGCCACGAACGTCCTCGATGTCGACGCGCTCTACGACGGGGGCTCGCCGATCGCCTTCACACCGGTGTCGCAGTCCGAGGTGTTCGCGTTCGACGATACGCGCGTCCCGGTGGACAACCTCGAAGGCATGACCTTCGGGCCGATGCTTCCCGACGGGCGGCGAACCCTCGTGATCATCAGCGACAACAACTTCTCCAGCGCGCAGTTCACGCAGTTCTTCGTCCTGGCGGTCGACATCCAGCCCGCATCCTGA
- a CDS encoding Pr6Pr family membrane protein gives MHPASRYAALGVRVAIVMVIVSGLLLGERRFPFFTSQSSLIALGYFITALVLMVQRKTAVAPAPRLRGAVTFWLMTTALISHFLNNRGVNPIPGLFDPDPVVAIDNIGLFMLHYVSPILVLLDWLAFGPHGLVRWRDTLVWLLYPIGYAIVMIARGTLLPAVNDRYPYPFLDPTVAGFDGMFAALGRVILILAVIALAVVAVDRLASAVVRQVVARQRSRIPVA, from the coding sequence ATGCATCCCGCCTCACGCTACGCAGCACTCGGCGTGCGCGTGGCGATCGTCATGGTCATCGTCTCGGGGCTCCTCCTCGGGGAACGGAGATTCCCGTTCTTCACGAGTCAGAGCAGCCTCATCGCGCTCGGGTACTTCATCACCGCACTCGTGCTCATGGTGCAGCGGAAGACTGCCGTCGCGCCGGCACCGCGGCTCCGAGGCGCCGTCACGTTCTGGCTGATGACGACGGCACTCATCTCGCACTTCCTGAACAACCGCGGCGTGAACCCGATCCCCGGCCTCTTCGACCCCGACCCCGTCGTCGCGATCGACAACATCGGGCTGTTCATGCTGCACTACGTGTCGCCGATCCTCGTGCTGCTGGACTGGCTCGCGTTCGGCCCGCACGGCCTCGTCCGCTGGCGCGACACCCTCGTGTGGCTGCTGTACCCGATCGGGTACGCGATCGTCATGATCGCGCGTGGCACCCTGCTTCCGGCGGTGAACGACCGCTACCCGTATCCCTTCCTCGACCCGACCGTGGCCGGCTTCGACGGAATGTTCGCCGCGCTCGGACGCGTCATCCTCATCCTCGCCGTGATCGCGCTCGCCGTCGTCGCTGTCGACCGCCTCGCCTCCGCAGTCGTGCGGCAGGTAGTCGCACGGCAGCGATCACGCATCCCCGTCGCCTAG
- a CDS encoding RNA polymerase sigma factor translates to MVAGLARRFGDLDLAEDAAADAFVTAVERWPRDGVPPNPGAWVTTTATRKAIDRLRRQSRRDDKHRAALMLSDDSPPEPTGPVEDDRLRLIFICCHPALVMEARVALTLRLVGGLTVTEIARAFLVPETTMARRITRAKAKIKASGVPYRIPAVADIRKRLHGVLAVIYLIFNEGYLATSGENPVRADLTQEAIRLCRLVRVLIPDEGEATGLLALMLLTEARRDARFSRAGELVTLAEQDRDAWGRAQILEGHTLVRERIAAVANGAEQPGRYQLLAAISAVHTDAPSARDTDWSQIVALYDRLVTLDPSPIVRLNRAIAVAEVDGPAVALAEIEPLGDVLDGYHAFHVARAELLRRVGGRSEESRTAYDRAIQLAGTAAEQAHLTRRRDQLVGERRSQVESRRLGDGDA, encoded by the coding sequence GTGGTGGCCGGCCTCGCCCGTCGATTCGGCGATCTCGACCTCGCCGAGGACGCGGCGGCCGATGCGTTCGTCACGGCGGTGGAAAGGTGGCCGCGGGATGGGGTGCCACCCAATCCCGGCGCGTGGGTCACCACGACCGCGACACGCAAGGCGATCGACAGGCTGCGCCGACAGTCGCGCCGCGACGACAAGCACCGAGCCGCGCTCATGCTCTCCGATGACTCTCCTCCCGAGCCGACCGGGCCGGTCGAGGACGACCGTCTCCGCCTGATCTTCATCTGCTGCCACCCCGCACTCGTCATGGAGGCCCGGGTGGCTCTGACGCTCCGCCTCGTCGGCGGACTGACCGTCACGGAGATCGCCCGCGCGTTCCTCGTGCCGGAGACCACCATGGCGCGACGGATCACCCGCGCGAAGGCGAAGATCAAGGCGTCGGGGGTTCCCTATCGGATTCCCGCGGTCGCAGACATCCGGAAGCGGCTGCACGGCGTGCTCGCGGTGATCTACCTGATCTTCAATGAGGGCTACCTGGCCACCTCGGGCGAGAACCCGGTGCGGGCCGACCTGACGCAAGAGGCGATTCGCCTGTGCCGCCTGGTGCGCGTGCTCATTCCCGACGAAGGAGAGGCGACGGGCCTGCTCGCCCTGATGCTCCTCACCGAGGCGCGACGCGACGCGCGCTTCTCCCGCGCCGGTGAACTGGTGACCTTGGCCGAGCAGGACCGCGACGCGTGGGGCCGGGCCCAGATCCTCGAGGGACACACGCTGGTGCGCGAACGGATTGCCGCCGTCGCCAACGGCGCGGAGCAGCCGGGTCGGTATCAGCTCCTGGCCGCGATCAGCGCGGTGCACACCGACGCCCCATCCGCCCGCGACACCGACTGGTCCCAGATCGTCGCCCTGTACGACCGCCTGGTCACGCTCGACCCCTCCCCGATCGTGCGACTCAACCGCGCGATCGCGGTCGCCGAGGTGGACGGGCCCGCTGTCGCACTCGCCGAGATCGAACCGCTCGGCGACGTGCTCGACGGATACCACGCCTTCCACGTCGCGCGCGCCGAGCTCCTCCGCCGGGTCGGCGGGCGGAGCGAGGAATCACGGACGGCCTACGACCGAGCGATCCAGCTCGCCGGCACCGCCGCTGAGCAGGCGCATCTCACCCGGCGGCGTGACCAGCTCGTGGGTGAGAGGCGCTCGCAGGTCGAGAGCAGGCGCCTAGGCGACGGGGATGCGTGA
- a CDS encoding YciI family protein, which translates to MPNYLIAFNDEWVPQQTPDQLRAKSEASMAVLEEMKTAGVFLFADGGIDASTAVCSVVSEDGVPIFTDGPFVESKEHLGGFTVVDVPNDEAARYWAGRLAVALDWPQEVHRFPSGVTEIVDRQQADLMES; encoded by the coding sequence TTGCCGAACTACCTGATCGCATTCAACGACGAGTGGGTGCCGCAGCAGACCCCCGATCAGCTGCGCGCCAAGAGCGAGGCGTCGATGGCCGTGCTCGAGGAGATGAAGACGGCCGGTGTCTTCCTCTTCGCGGACGGAGGGATCGACGCCTCTACTGCGGTGTGCAGCGTGGTGAGCGAGGACGGCGTTCCGATCTTCACGGACGGACCGTTCGTCGAGAGCAAGGAGCATCTCGGCGGGTTCACCGTGGTGGACGTGCCGAACGACGAGGCGGCTCGCTACTGGGCAGGGCGTCTGGCGGTCGCGCTGGACTGGCCGCAGGAGGTGCACCGGTTCCCTTCCGGCGTCACCGAGATCGTCGACCGACAGCAGGCTGACCTGATGGAGTCGTGA
- the dnaB gene encoding replicative DNA helicase — MTIAHLGIAEPREQQGDARQGPERTPPHDLLAEQSALGGMMLSKDAVADVIETLRGPDFYVPKHEVVFDAILSLYSHGEPTDVIAVTDELTKTGELGRAGGAEYLHTLTSLVPTAANAGFYAEIVAERAMLRRLVEAGTRIVQLGYAGEGEVTDLVNVAQSEIYSVTGSVESEDYVPLTEAVTVAIDEIEAAKHTDGKMTGVPTGFADLDDLTNGFHPGQMIIVAARPALGKSTLALDFARSASIHNDLPTIFFSLEMGKSEIAMRLLSAEASVPLQSMRKGTVDSRDWTTIASTRGRINDAPLYIDDSPNMTLVEIRAKCRRLKQRVGLKMVVIDYLQLMTSGKRVESRQQEVSEFSRALKLLAKELQVPVIALSQLNRGPEQRADKLPAISDLRESGSIEQDADMVILLHRESAYERDNPRAGEADLIVAKHRNGPTRTVTVAFHGHFSRFADMVQT, encoded by the coding sequence GTGACGATCGCCCATCTCGGCATCGCCGAACCCCGCGAGCAGCAGGGCGACGCACGTCAGGGTCCCGAGCGCACGCCCCCGCACGACCTCCTCGCCGAACAGAGCGCCCTCGGGGGCATGATGCTCTCGAAGGACGCGGTCGCCGACGTCATCGAGACGCTCCGAGGCCCCGACTTCTACGTGCCCAAGCACGAGGTCGTGTTCGACGCCATCCTCTCCCTCTACTCGCACGGCGAGCCCACCGACGTCATCGCCGTCACCGACGAACTGACCAAGACCGGCGAACTCGGCCGCGCGGGCGGCGCCGAGTACCTGCACACGCTCACGAGCCTCGTGCCCACAGCGGCCAACGCCGGCTTCTACGCCGAGATCGTCGCCGAGCGCGCCATGCTCCGGCGCCTGGTCGAGGCGGGCACCCGCATCGTGCAGCTGGGCTACGCCGGCGAGGGCGAGGTCACCGACCTGGTCAACGTCGCCCAGTCGGAGATCTACTCGGTCACCGGCAGCGTCGAGAGCGAGGACTACGTGCCGCTCACCGAGGCGGTCACCGTGGCGATCGACGAGATCGAGGCGGCCAAGCACACCGACGGCAAGATGACCGGCGTGCCCACCGGCTTCGCCGACCTCGACGACCTGACGAACGGCTTCCACCCCGGCCAGATGATCATCGTCGCCGCGCGTCCCGCGCTCGGAAAGTCGACGCTGGCCCTCGACTTCGCCCGGTCGGCGTCGATCCACAACGACCTGCCCACGATCTTCTTCTCGCTCGAGATGGGCAAGTCGGAGATCGCCATGCGACTGCTGTCCGCCGAGGCATCCGTGCCCCTGCAGTCGATGCGCAAGGGCACCGTCGACAGCCGCGACTGGACGACCATCGCCTCGACCCGGGGCCGCATCAACGACGCGCCCCTCTACATCGACGACTCCCCCAACATGACGCTGGTCGAGATTCGCGCGAAGTGCCGGCGCCTCAAGCAGCGCGTCGGCCTCAAGATGGTCGTGATCGACTACCTGCAGCTCATGACCAGCGGCAAGCGCGTCGAGAGCCGCCAGCAGGAGGTCTCGGAGTTCTCGCGTGCGCTGAAGCTGCTCGCCAAGGAGCTCCAGGTGCCGGTCATCGCGCTCTCGCAGCTCAACCGTGGCCCGGAGCAGCGTGCCGACAAGCTCCCCGCCATCAGCGACCTTCGCGAGTCGGGCTCGATCGAGCAGGACGCCGACATGGTGATCCTGCTCCACCGCGAGAGCGCCTACGAGCGCGACAACCCCCGCGCCGGCGAGGCCGACCTCATCGTCGCCAAGCACCGCAACGGCCCGACCCGCACCGTGACTGTCGCGTTCCACGGCCACTTCTCGCGCTTCGCGGACATGGTGCAGACGTAG
- the rplI gene encoding 50S ribosomal protein L9, producing the protein MAKVILTHEVNGLGTAGDVVEVKNGYARNYLVPKGYATPWTRGGEKQVEQIKSARSARELHSLEDARALKASLESTKVKLAVKAGSEGRLFGSVKSADVAAAVSAAGLGEVDKRKVTVPTIKSIGEYEAGVKLRDEVIATITLQVIAAK; encoded by the coding sequence ATGGCAAAGGTCATCCTGACGCACGAGGTCAACGGCCTCGGCACCGCCGGTGACGTGGTCGAGGTCAAGAACGGCTACGCACGCAACTACCTCGTCCCGAAGGGCTACGCGACGCCGTGGACCCGCGGTGGCGAGAAGCAGGTCGAGCAGATCAAGTCCGCGCGCTCGGCGCGCGAGCTGCACTCGCTCGAGGACGCGCGGGCCCTCAAGGCCTCGCTCGAGTCCACCAAGGTCAAGCTGGCCGTCAAGGCCGGCTCCGAGGGTCGCCTGTTCGGCTCGGTGAAGTCCGCGGACGTCGCGGCCGCCGTGTCGGCCGCCGGCCTCGGCGAGGTCGACAAGCGCAAGGTCACCGTCCCGACGATCAAGTCGATCGGCGAGTACGAGGCCGGCGTGAAGCTGCGCGACGAGGTCATCGCGACCATCACCCTCCAGGTGATCGCCGCGAAGTAG
- the rpsR gene encoding 30S ribosomal protein S18: protein MAGKSSGDRRKRGKGPKNAAPAKSIKVGVIDYKDVATLRKFVSERGKIRARRITGVSVQEQRLIARAVKNAREMALLPYAGSGR from the coding sequence ATGGCTGGAAAGAGCAGCGGCGACCGCCGCAAGCGCGGGAAGGGCCCGAAGAACGCGGCCCCCGCGAAGTCGATCAAGGTCGGCGTCATCGACTACAAGGATGTCGCCACCCTCCGCAAGTTCGTCTCGGAGCGCGGCAAGATCCGCGCCCGTCGTATCACCGGTGTCTCCGTGCAGGAGCAGCGCCTCATCGCCCGTGCCGTCAAGAACGCACGCGAGATGGCCCTGCTGCCGTACGCGGGCTCGGGTCGCTGA
- a CDS encoding single-stranded DNA-binding protein, which produces MAGDTIITVVGNLTADPELRYTQSGLAVANFTIASTPRSFDRQANEWKDGEALFLRASCWREFAEHVAGSLTKGSRVIAQGRLKQRSYETREGEKRTAIELEIDEIGPSLRYATAQVTRAQSSGGGRGGSYGGGGGGNSSSDDAWAPSAPAAASGDVWNTPGTNYGDETPF; this is translated from the coding sequence ATGGCAGGCGACACGATCATCACCGTTGTGGGCAACCTCACGGCTGACCCGGAGCTGCGCTACACGCAGTCTGGCCTCGCGGTCGCCAACTTCACCATCGCATCAACCCCCCGCTCGTTCGACCGTCAGGCGAACGAGTGGAAGGACGGTGAAGCACTGTTCCTGCGTGCGAGCTGCTGGCGCGAGTTCGCCGAGCACGTCGCAGGTTCGCTGACCAAGGGTTCCCGGGTCATCGCCCAGGGCCGTCTCAAGCAGCGCTCGTACGAGACCCGCGAGGGCGAGAAGCGCACCGCCATCGAGCTCGAGATCGACGAGATCGGCCCGAGCCTGCGCTACGCGACCGCACAGGTCACGCGCGCGCAGTCGAGCGGCGGCGGACGCGGTGGCAGCTACGGCGGCGGCGGGGGCGGCAACTCGTCCTCCGACGACGCGTGGGCGCCGAGCGCACCGGCTGCGGCGTCGGGCGACGTCTGGAACACGCCCGGCACCAACTACGGCGACGAGACCCCCTTCTAG
- the rpsF gene encoding 30S ribosomal protein S6 — protein sequence MHQYELMVILDPAIDERTVAPSLDKFLNVIRTDGGTVDNVDIWGKRRLAYEIDKKSEGIYAVVDFTAESATTNELDRQLNLSEAVMRTKVLRAEEAIAQVAAAKKADEERAAKKAARAAKKDA from the coding sequence ATGCACCAGTACGAGTTGATGGTGATCCTCGATCCCGCGATCGACGAGCGCACCGTTGCTCCCAGCCTCGACAAGTTCCTCAACGTCATCCGCACGGATGGCGGCACCGTCGACAACGTCGACATCTGGGGCAAGCGTCGCCTGGCCTACGAGATCGACAAGAAGTCCGAGGGCATCTACGCCGTCGTCGACTTCACCGCCGAGTCGGCCACGACCAACGAGCTCGACCGCCAGCTGAACCTCAGCGAGGCCGTCATGCGCACCAAGGTCCTCCGCGCGGAGGAGGCGATCGCACAGGTCGCCGCCGCGAAGAAGGCCGACGAGGAGCGCGCCGCCAAGAAGGCAGCTCGGGCAGCGAAGAAGGACGCCTAG
- a CDS encoding CCA tRNA nucleotidyltransferase: MQSVAAALARLGELAASPTVSRLAGAFEAAGHELALVGGPVRDAFLDRGTNDLDFTTDATPDEILAIVAPIAQAHWDIGRRFGTIGAKIAGEQVEITTYRTDAYDGESRKPEVVFGDSLEEDLTRRDFTVNALALRLPRLELVDPSGGVEDLLARTLRTPAPPERSFGDDPLRMLRAARFASQLGFHVEPGTLAAMAELSGAIERISAERVRDELTKLLLTDAPQPGIRLLVDTGLADRVLPEVPALRLEVDEHHHHKDVYEHSLTVLDQAIDYEASRGNLDSPDLVMRLAALLHDIGKPRTRRLEPGGAVSFHHHDVVGAKLARKRLRALRFDNDTIAAVGRLIELHLRFFGYADAAWTDSAVRRYVRDAGDQLERLHILTRADVTTRNRRKADRLGFAYDDLEERIAVLAEEEELAAVRPELDGNEIQAALGIRPGREVGEAYRFLLELRLDEGPIGPDAARERLLAWWAARDAG, from the coding sequence ATGCAGAGTGTCGCGGCGGCCCTCGCCCGGCTGGGCGAACTGGCGGCCTCGCCGACCGTGTCGCGCCTCGCCGGTGCCTTCGAGGCCGCCGGGCACGAGCTCGCACTGGTCGGCGGTCCGGTGCGCGACGCCTTCCTCGACCGCGGCACCAACGACCTCGACTTCACGACGGATGCCACGCCGGACGAGATCCTCGCGATCGTCGCGCCCATCGCGCAGGCGCACTGGGACATCGGGCGCCGATTCGGCACGATCGGCGCGAAGATCGCCGGCGAGCAGGTCGAGATCACGACCTACCGCACCGACGCGTACGACGGCGAGAGCCGCAAGCCCGAGGTCGTCTTCGGCGACTCGCTCGAGGAGGACCTCACCCGGCGCGACTTCACGGTCAACGCGCTCGCGCTCCGCCTCCCCCGCCTCGAGCTCGTCGACCCCTCGGGCGGTGTCGAGGACCTCCTCGCCCGTACGCTGCGCACGCCCGCGCCACCCGAGCGCTCCTTCGGCGACGACCCGCTGCGGATGCTGCGCGCGGCACGATTCGCGTCGCAGCTCGGGTTTCACGTGGAACCGGGCACGCTCGCGGCCATGGCCGAACTCTCCGGGGCCATCGAGCGCATCTCCGCCGAGCGCGTGCGCGACGAGCTCACGAAGCTGCTGCTGACGGATGCGCCGCAGCCGGGCATCCGCCTGCTCGTCGACACCGGGCTCGCCGACCGGGTGCTGCCGGAGGTGCCCGCGCTGCGGTTGGAGGTGGACGAGCACCACCACCACAAGGACGTCTACGAGCACTCGCTGACGGTGCTCGACCAGGCGATCGACTACGAGGCCTCACGCGGCAACCTCGACTCCCCCGACCTCGTGATGCGCCTCGCCGCGCTGCTCCACGACATCGGCAAGCCCAGGACCCGTCGCCTCGAGCCCGGCGGCGCGGTCTCGTTCCACCACCACGACGTCGTGGGCGCCAAGCTCGCCCGCAAGCGGCTGCGCGCCCTGCGGTTCGACAACGACACGATCGCCGCGGTGGGCCGGCTAATCGAGCTGCACCTGCGCTTCTTCGGCTATGCCGACGCCGCGTGGACCGACTCGGCCGTGCGGCGCTACGTGCGCGACGCGGGCGACCAGCTCGAGCGACTGCACATCCTCACCCGCGCCGACGTCACGACCCGCAATCGCCGCAAGGCCGACCGCCTCGGGTTCGCCTACGACGACCTCGAGGAGCGCATCGCCGTGCTCGCGGAGGAGGAGGAGCTCGCTGCGGTGCGCCCCGAGCTCGACGGCAACGAGATCCAGGCCGCACTCGGCATCCGTCCGGGCCGCGAGGTCGGCGAGGCGTACCGGTTCCTGCTCGAGCTGCGGCTCGACGAGGGGCCGATCGGGCCGGATGCGGCGCGCGAGCGCCTGCTCGCCTGGTGGGCCGCCCGCGACGCGGGCTGA
- a CDS encoding DUF6049 family protein yields MAAEAIPVRRPRRLLAAVAAGATAAGFLLGAPASVPAAAAELDGLTLVVAPTDAPVITDVSDTTSFTVETGNATGRFLTDVDIVVGLAGRALGSTDALADWTAGTDSAPSGTELARETLSAVPNGSTLTTRIEVDTGDLAQDATAALPLFVALEDDGETIAWSTGVAVWSAGDDIGSVSLAVAAPITVPGQDEGLYPAELLEGWTSPQGILTRRLDALADTPVALAIDPAIIASIRVLGADAPESALAWLDRLGTVTNETFPLAYADADLAAQAQAGLDAPLQPTTFDDVADPEDLVVPSAEPEATDLPASPDATPAPTTEPGADEVEAPVPGVLDFAYTRTDIAWPADDTLADGDLAFLDEAGLTTAIVAGTNVEAVTGAARDAAATIGGATAVVSDIEVTDALRAAEAATTTTEWAAANADLAASLALIAADGGSSGRTLLATFARTQPVSTERVAGAIETIGGLPWTEAASLSQAIGAPPTSRALRSSPEADDRIARIRTMVEYDGELAEFSTILDEPEQLTAAYRRDLLAVLGASWVSDTTGWDSTSSAFVSGTREVLDAVSIVPSSEFTVISRESGILVTVQNDLPYPVNVVITVDPSNGRLLVEGPVETTIEPDSRGTTTVPVQAGVGNGAVALLVSLESPAGVPVGNTVRFGANVQADWEGIGAAVMGAALAILFGLGIWRIIRRRRQERADEASPAEADGDDATDDHGDDADSEEHRSDRADADEQDATSGAGEHEEPNGGR; encoded by the coding sequence ATGGCGGCCGAGGCGATTCCCGTGCGACGCCCGCGCCGACTCCTCGCCGCGGTCGCCGCAGGCGCAACGGCCGCCGGGTTCCTGCTCGGCGCCCCGGCGTCCGTTCCCGCCGCCGCTGCGGAGCTCGACGGGCTCACCCTCGTCGTGGCACCCACCGATGCCCCCGTGATCACGGACGTGTCGGACACCACCTCGTTCACGGTCGAGACCGGCAACGCCACCGGCCGCTTCCTGACCGACGTCGACATCGTGGTGGGCCTCGCCGGACGCGCACTCGGCTCGACCGACGCCCTCGCCGACTGGACCGCCGGCACCGACTCGGCGCCGAGCGGCACCGAGCTCGCGCGCGAGACGCTGTCGGCGGTGCCCAACGGCAGCACCCTCACCACCCGCATCGAGGTGGACACCGGGGACCTCGCGCAGGACGCGACCGCCGCGCTGCCCCTCTTCGTCGCACTCGAGGACGACGGCGAGACCATCGCGTGGTCGACCGGCGTCGCCGTGTGGAGCGCGGGCGACGACATCGGGTCGGTCTCGCTCGCCGTGGCGGCGCCGATCACCGTGCCCGGGCAGGACGAGGGCCTCTACCCGGCCGAGCTGCTCGAGGGGTGGACGAGCCCGCAGGGCATCCTCACCCGACGGCTCGACGCGCTCGCGGACACGCCCGTGGCACTGGCGATCGACCCGGCGATCATCGCCTCCATCCGGGTGCTCGGCGCGGATGCCCCCGAGAGCGCGCTCGCCTGGCTCGACCGGCTCGGCACGGTGACGAACGAGACGTTCCCCCTCGCGTACGCCGATGCCGACCTCGCTGCGCAGGCGCAGGCCGGGCTGGACGCGCCGCTCCAGCCGACGACGTTCGACGACGTCGCCGACCCGGAGGACCTCGTCGTCCCGAGCGCCGAGCCGGAGGCAACCGACCTCCCCGCCTCGCCCGACGCGACCCCCGCGCCGACGACGGAGCCGGGCGCCGACGAGGTCGAGGCGCCCGTGCCGGGCGTGCTCGACTTCGCCTACACGCGCACGGACATCGCCTGGCCGGCCGACGACACCCTCGCCGACGGCGACCTCGCCTTCCTCGACGAGGCCGGCCTCACCACCGCGATCGTCGCGGGGACCAACGTCGAAGCCGTCACCGGTGCCGCGCGCGACGCCGCGGCAACCATCGGCGGCGCGACGGCGGTCGTCTCCGACATCGAGGTCACCGACGCCCTCCGAGCCGCCGAGGCGGCCACGACCACGACGGAGTGGGCGGCGGCGAACGCCGACCTCGCGGCGTCGCTGGCCCTGATCGCCGCGGACGGCGGCTCGTCCGGGCGCACGCTCCTCGCGACGTTCGCCCGCACGCAGCCGGTCTCGACCGAACGCGTCGCCGGGGCGATCGAGACGATCGGCGGGCTCCCCTGGACCGAGGCCGCCTCGCTGTCGCAGGCCATCGGCGCCCCGCCGACCTCGCGAGCACTGCGTTCGTCCCCCGAGGCCGACGATCGCATCGCCCGGATCCGCACGATGGTCGAGTACGACGGGGAGCTCGCCGAGTTCTCGACGATCCTCGACGAGCCCGAGCAGCTGACCGCCGCGTACCGGCGCGACCTGCTCGCGGTGCTCGGCGCCTCCTGGGTGTCCGACACCACCGGATGGGACAGCACCTCGTCCGCGTTCGTGAGCGGCACCCGCGAGGTGCTGGACGCCGTGAGCATCGTGCCGAGCAGCGAGTTCACCGTCATCTCGCGTGAGTCCGGCATCCTCGTCACCGTGCAGAACGACCTGCCCTACCCGGTGAACGTCGTGATCACGGTCGACCCCTCGAACGGGCGCCTCCTCGTCGAGGGGCCCGTCGAGACGACCATCGAGCCCGACTCCCGCGGCACGACGACCGTGCCCGTCCAGGCCGGTGTGGGCAACGGGGCCGTCGCACTCCTGGTCTCGCTCGAGTCGCCGGCGGGCGTCCCGGTCGGGAACACCGTGCGATTCGGCGCGAACGTGCAGGCCGACTGGGAGGGCATCGGGGCCGCGGTCATGGGCGCCGCCCTGGCGATCCTCTTCGGCCTCGGCATCTGGCGCATCATCCGTCGGCGCCGGCAGGAGCGAGCCGACGAGGCCTCGCCCGCGGAGGCGGACGGGGACGACGCCACGGACGACCACGGCGACGATGCGGACTCGGAGGAGCACCGCTCCGATCGCGCGGACGCCGACGAGCAGGACGCCACGAGCGGCGCCGGTGAGCACGAGGAGCCGAATGGCGGGCGGTGA